The following are encoded in a window of Planctomycetaceae bacterium genomic DNA:
- a CDS encoding STAS domain-containing protein, translating to MTDYNITKITTDNAITTLSFNVASLAAGIDMDAVARQISDFIAKQKPQNLIVDFAGVKFFSSQTLGVLIDARKKMAAMKANMVISGINPQLYRVFKITNLDKLFVFYPDAQSAISELGKSQKN from the coding sequence ATGACCGACTATAATATCACAAAAATAACGACTGACAACGCTATAACGACACTTTCTTTCAACGTCGCAAGTTTGGCGGCAGGCATCGATATGGATGCCGTGGCCAGGCAAATTTCGGACTTTATCGCCAAACAGAAACCCCAAAATCTGATTGTCGATTTCGCCGGCGTAAAATTCTTCTCATCGCAAACACTCGGTGTTCTTATCGACGCAAGAAAAAAAATGGCCGCAATGAAAGCGAATATGGTTATCAGCGGAATTAACCCGCAGCTATATCGCGTTTTTAAAATTACCAACCTTGATAAATTGTTCGTCTTTTATCCGGATGCGCAAAGCGCGATCAGCGAACTGGGAAAAAGTCAAAAAAACTAA
- a CDS encoding peptide-binding protein translates to MNNKGLITFLLFILLLGMIGLQILSMIQSDRLYERLNRLIDATAGRQTFTTTTTTGTTTPPSGTGYPGDEGDWLIESIAAEPATLNELVESSTWSTRWIVSENIFEPMLSYEPNEFKLRGILAEKFSISENGLEIYFKLRDNAHFSDGTPVTTDDIIFTFETITDPNVDAAGYANYFQDVDRYEKLNDREIKFYMKKVYFLSLEYLGGMPIHPKHIYKYKNANEFNNRTSNPVGSGPYVFEKWDTGQQVVLNRNENYWDKSKKPNIRKKVYKFITNDTAALQALQAGEVDYLRPLPEQFGIKSQEEEFKNKFYCLSYWDAGNTGYFWIGWNQSRPFFAERNVRLAMTYLVDREAIREHVLRNPEAQIPTGPFYIYGPQSDPNIKPWPYDPVKAAQLLDEAGWIDHDGDGIRDKNGVPFKFNYMIVSGTSLHEQIAKLLKDTAARVGIEVTLDPFEWSVFIKRVQDRDFDAVSMSWGGGVKSDPYQIWHSSQMKQGSNYVHFNNSEADALIEEARQTLDEEKRNALYHRFHRILHEEQPYTFIYTRPEQRFLDKRFENVKIYKLGIDPMEWYVPKEKQRYK, encoded by the coding sequence ATGAATAATAAGGGTTTGATTACATTTTTGTTATTTATCCTGCTGTTGGGGATGATTGGCTTGCAGATTTTGTCAATGATTCAGTCGGATAGATTATATGAACGACTGAACCGTCTTATCGATGCAACCGCCGGCAGGCAAACCTTTACAACTACAACCACCACAGGAACGACAACACCGCCATCAGGTACCGGCTACCCCGGCGATGAAGGTGACTGGCTGATAGAATCGATAGCGGCAGAACCGGCAACGCTTAACGAATTAGTAGAATCTTCAACATGGTCAACGAGATGGATTGTCAGCGAAAATATTTTTGAACCAATGCTTTCATATGAGCCAAATGAATTCAAACTGCGCGGAATTCTGGCCGAGAAATTTTCGATTTCTGAAAATGGTCTGGAAATTTATTTCAAACTTAGAGACAACGCTCATTTTTCCGATGGCACACCTGTTACAACAGACGATATAATTTTTACTTTTGAAACCATAACAGACCCAAATGTTGATGCTGCCGGTTATGCCAATTACTTTCAGGATGTTGATAGATATGAAAAACTTAATGACAGAGAAATTAAGTTTTATATGAAAAAAGTTTATTTCCTGTCGCTCGAATATCTCGGCGGAATGCCGATACATCCCAAACATATATATAAATATAAAAATGCAAATGAATTTAATAACCGCACAAGCAATCCGGTCGGCAGCGGGCCTTATGTATTCGAGAAATGGGATACAGGCCAGCAGGTAGTTTTGAATCGTAACGAGAATTATTGGGATAAAAGTAAAAAACCAAATATAAGAAAAAAAGTTTATAAATTTATCACTAATGATACCGCAGCATTGCAGGCATTACAGGCCGGTGAGGTTGATTACCTGCGGCCGCTGCCGGAACAGTTTGGCATAAAAAGCCAGGAAGAAGAATTCAAAAACAAATTTTATTGCCTGTCCTATTGGGATGCGGGCAATACGGGATATTTCTGGATAGGCTGGAATCAGTCCAGGCCCTTTTTTGCCGAACGAAATGTCCGATTGGCAATGACATATCTTGTCGACCGAGAAGCTATACGTGAACACGTTCTGCGAAATCCCGAAGCGCAAATTCCAACAGGTCCCTTCTATATATACGGGCCACAGAGCGATCCTAATATTAAACCGTGGCCTTACGACCCAGTGAAAGCCGCTCAATTACTCGACGAAGCCGGCTGGATAGACCATGACGGCGATGGTATACGTGATAAAAATGGTGTTCCATTCAAATTCAATTATATGATTGTCAGCGGCACATCTTTGCACGAACAGATAGCGAAACTACTGAAGGACACCGCAGCGAGAGTCGGCATTGAAGTAACGCTCGACCCGTTTGAATGGTCTGTGTTTATCAAACGAGTACAGGACCGCGATTTTGACGCTGTAAGTATGTCATGGGGCGGCGGAGTTAAAAGCGACCCTTATCAAATATGGCATTCTTCGCAGATGAAACAGGGATCAAACTATGTACATTTTAACAATTCTGAAGCGGATGCTCTCATTGAAGAAGCAAGACAGACTTTGGATGAAGAGAAACGCAATGCACTGTATCATCGTTTCCACCGGATTCTTCACGAAGAACAGCCTTATACATTTATCTACACAAGACCGGAACAACGTTTTCTCGACAAAAGATTTGAAAACGTAAAAATTTATAAACTCGGCATCGACCCAATGGAATGGTATGTGCCGAAGGAAAAACAAAGATACAAATAA
- a CDS encoding nucleotidyltransferase substrate binding protein, which translates to MENNIRWQQRFDNFEKAFALLKGAFEKDAAAMSDLEKEGVIQRFEYTFELAWKTLKDYLIFNGVSFDQITPKSVIKQAFAAKIIADGQLWIDMLEQRNLMSHTYSNESFESIFDNIAKPYLNELEQLYKWLKKQK; encoded by the coding sequence ATGGAAAATAATATTCGCTGGCAGCAGAGATTTGATAATTTTGAAAAGGCTTTTGCTTTGTTAAAGGGAGCTTTTGAGAAAGATGCTGCGGCGATGTCTGATCTCGAAAAAGAAGGTGTTATTCAGCGGTTTGAATATACTTTTGAGTTGGCGTGGAAAACTCTCAAGGATTATCTCATTTTCAATGGTGTGTCTTTTGACCAGATCACACCAAAAAGCGTAATAAAACAGGCGTTTGCCGCGAAAATTATCGCAGACGGCCAGTTATGGATTGATATGCTCGAACAGCGAAATTTGATGTCCCACACATACAGCAATGAATCCTTTGAGAGTATTTTTGACAATATCGCAAAGCCTTATCTTAATGAATTGGAACAGTTATATAAATGGCTGAAGAAGCAAAAATAA
- a CDS encoding ABC transporter permease, whose amino-acid sequence MTTYIIRRILLMIPTILGITIMVFAISRAAPGDPVSLSMGPGGQMDAARAADVRKARMALYGLDKPIHIQYYTWLKRVVKLDFGDSIKHHQPVIKLIAKRLPITITLNVISILIIYIISIPLGILTAVRQGKFTDKVSSIILFMLWSLPSMWVGQMLIGYFCGPTFKNWFPPAGLSSNFAESLPFFPWLADRLWHLALPVLCLSYGGFAYLTKQVRAGMLDNLRSDYIRTARAKGLGNWTVIFRHAFRNSIIPVITIMATLLPAMIGGSVIIESIFSIPGMGRLAFEAITTRDYNVVMAVATIAGFLDLVGLLLADIAYAIADPRISFERMD is encoded by the coding sequence ATGACGACATATATAATACGACGAATACTTTTGATGATACCGACGATACTCGGCATAACCATAATGGTTTTTGCCATCAGCAGAGCTGCGCCGGGCGACCCGGTCAGTCTTTCTATGGGGCCGGGCGGACAAATGGACGCGGCTCGCGCAGCAGATGTTCGTAAAGCCCGAATGGCACTTTACGGCCTTGACAAGCCGATTCATATCCAATACTACACCTGGCTCAAACGTGTCGTCAAACTCGATTTCGGCGATTCAATTAAGCACCATCAGCCGGTAATTAAACTCATCGCCAAACGACTGCCGATTACAATTACGCTGAATGTAATTTCAATTCTGATTATCTACATAATTTCGATTCCGCTGGGCATTTTGACGGCCGTGCGGCAAGGCAAATTCACAGACAAGGTAAGCTCCATAATTTTATTTATGCTCTGGTCGCTGCCGAGTATGTGGGTCGGACAAATGCTAATCGGATATTTCTGCGGGCCGACGTTCAAGAACTGGTTTCCGCCTGCGGGCTTGAGCAGTAACTTCGCCGAGTCGCTTCCGTTCTTTCCATGGCTTGCCGACAGGCTTTGGCATTTGGCGCTGCCGGTGCTTTGCTTGAGCTACGGCGGATTCGCGTATCTGACAAAACAGGTGCGGGCTGGAATGCTCGACAATCTGCGCAGCGATTATATCCGAACCGCACGCGCCAAAGGACTTGGCAACTGGACGGTTATCTTCCGCCATGCTTTCCGCAACAGTATTATTCCTGTCATTACAATTATGGCGACACTGCTGCCTGCGATGATTGGCGGCTCGGTTATTATCGAAAGTATTTTCAGTATTCCCGGTATGGGAAGACTCGCGTTCGAGGCTATTACCACTCGCGATTATAACGTCGTGATGGCTGTAGCGACAATCGCGGGCTTCCTCGACCTTGTCGGCCTGCTGCTTGCCGATATCGCGTACGCTATCGCAGACCCACGAATCAGTTTTGAGCGGATGGATTAA
- a CDS encoding ABC transporter permease — protein MNTNIHNLKNEWGTSYGQLVWQQFTKYRANMICMWFLVMLFTIAVLAPFIANDKPLVIHIDGKVQFPLFATLTANDYSVFLTAIIAITLVLLIKRNSRKVDPFMRASVLSQQVFVCVSILIFGIASLQYFLPRKLDATDYKQMLESGKASNAVFPIVPYGYARTDIKLSQLPPTKEHWLGTDDVGSDVLCRLIHGTRVSLSVGFVAVGISSVIGIAFGALMGYFGGKVDFLGMRLLEIMMSVPTFFLIITIVAFFPRSLFNIMVIIGLTSWTSDARFVRAEFFKLRNQDFVQAAISLGLPLRSILFRHMLPNGIAPVLVNLTFGIAGAIFIEAALSFLGFGVAPPTPSWGQMLSTGLSTSGQFLWWLSLFPGLAIFFTITAYNLLGEGLRDAIDPKLRKAV, from the coding sequence ATGAACACGAATATACACAACTTAAAAAATGAATGGGGTACTTCTTACGGACAGCTTGTCTGGCAGCAGTTTACTAAATACCGCGCAAATATGATTTGTATGTGGTTTCTGGTTATGCTGTTTACAATCGCGGTTCTCGCTCCGTTTATCGCCAACGATAAGCCTTTGGTAATTCACATCGACGGGAAAGTGCAGTTCCCGCTTTTCGCAACGCTGACAGCAAACGATTATTCGGTATTTCTTACAGCCATTATCGCTATCACATTGGTTCTGCTGATTAAACGCAACAGCAGAAAGGTTGACCCTTTTATGCGGGCGTCTGTTTTGTCGCAGCAGGTTTTTGTCTGCGTATCAATATTGATTTTCGGCATCGCCTCGCTGCAATATTTTCTTCCGCGTAAACTCGATGCGACGGATTACAAACAAATGCTCGAAAGCGGAAAGGCATCAAACGCTGTTTTCCCCATCGTTCCTTATGGCTATGCACGAACGGATATCAAATTAAGCCAGCTGCCGCCGACCAAAGAACACTGGCTCGGCACTGATGATGTCGGCTCGGACGTTTTGTGCAGACTGATTCACGGCACAAGAGTTTCACTTTCGGTTGGCTTTGTCGCGGTCGGCATATCGAGTGTTATCGGCATTGCTTTCGGCGCTTTAATGGGCTACTTCGGCGGCAAAGTCGATTTCCTCGGAATGAGACTGCTGGAGATTATGATGTCTGTGCCGACGTTCTTTTTGATTATTACGATTGTCGCGTTTTTTCCGCGAAGCCTTTTCAATATTATGGTAATCATAGGCCTGACAAGCTGGACCAGCGACGCAAGATTCGTCCGCGCCGAATTCTTCAAGCTGCGCAATCAGGATTTTGTGCAGGCGGCGATTTCACTCGGTTTGCCTTTGCGGAGCATTCTGTTCAGGCACATGCTGCCAAACGGTATCGCGCCGGTTCTTGTAAATCTGACTTTCGGTATCGCAGGCGCGATATTCATCGAAGCAGCGTTGAGCTTTTTGGGATTCGGTGTTGCCCCGCCTACACCGAGCTGGGGACAAATGTTGAGTACAGGCTTGAGCACTTCCGGCCAGTTCCTTTGGTGGCTGTCATTGTTTCCCGGCCTGGCTATATTTTTTACTATTACCGCTTACAACCTGCTCGGCGAAGGACTGCGCGACGCAATCGACCCGAAATTGAGAAAGGCAGTATGA
- a CDS encoding ACT domain-containing protein: MEMLKQFSIFMVNKPGILSRILDEFTKSKINISALTVMDSVEHGVLRVVPEDADKLRNALNKTNIQFNETEVLCVTLPNKSGAFASITDKLAKAHINIAYAYVTSGAKGGKTTAVMKVADVKKAMKVLQNTGTPSDSRRYAERRTKAARKG, encoded by the coding sequence ATGGAAATGCTAAAACAATTCTCAATTTTTATGGTAAACAAGCCCGGCATTCTGTCTCGAATCCTCGATGAATTCACCAAATCAAAAATCAATATTAGCGCTCTTACAGTTATGGATTCTGTGGAGCACGGCGTTCTGCGGGTTGTTCCGGAAGACGCCGACAAATTGCGCAACGCGCTGAATAAGACTAACATTCAGTTCAATGAAACCGAAGTGCTTTGCGTAACACTGCCGAATAAATCCGGCGCATTTGCGTCTATAACCGACAAGCTCGCCAAAGCACATATCAATATCGCGTACGCTTATGTAACTTCAGGTGCTAAAGGCGGAAAGACAACTGCGGTGATGAAAGTCGCCGATGTCAAAAAGGCAATGAAAGTCCTGCAAAACACCGGCACTCCTTCGGACAGCAGAAGATATGCCGAACGCAGAACCAAGGCCGCTCGCAAAGGCTGA
- a CDS encoding nucleotidyltransferase domain-containing protein, whose translation MAEEAKIKKFGLAPKAADLISDVFHRHPEISKVMVFGSRAMERFQDYSDVDLAIWGEVNLNVIGRIMRELDELPLPYSFDVKAYEMINYAPLKHHIDKFGKILYSA comes from the coding sequence ATGGCTGAAGAAGCAAAAATAAAAAAATTCGGACTTGCACCAAAGGCCGCAGACCTTATTAGCGATGTGTTCCACCGTCATCCGGAAATATCCAAAGTTATGGTGTTCGGCTCAAGAGCAATGGAACGGTTTCAGGACTATTCGGACGTCGATCTGGCAATATGGGGAGAGGTAAATTTAAACGTCATCGGACGCATTATGCGTGAACTTGACGAACTGCCTTTGCCGTATAGTTTTGACGTAAAGGCTTATGAAATGATTAATTACGCTCCTCTAAAGCATCATATCGATAAATTTGGGAAAATACTATATTCCGCGTAG
- a CDS encoding ATP-binding cassette domain-containing protein: protein MSDNILKVENLKTWFAIKKGLLRRTAGYVRAVDDVSFEVPTGKTFGLVGESGSGKTTTARTIARLIPATSGNVIFEGKSILNLHQSQLRSIRKDISYVFQDPYSSLNPRMTVGSILGEPLRVHKIAKGSELIDRISTLLKKVGLQSSHINRYPHEFSGGQRQRIGIARALALEPKLVICDEPVSALDVSIQSQILNLLKDLQEQFNLTYLFIAHDLSVVQFISDMVAVMYLGKIVEIAPSTALYEKPLHPYTKLLLNAIPMPVPERKKHTGQMIAGGENCPNGCPFAPRCPLADAGCRQSAPPLKEVETGHSAACFKV from the coding sequence ATGAGCGATAATATTTTAAAAGTTGAAAATTTAAAGACGTGGTTCGCCATCAAAAAAGGCTTGCTGCGCAGAACGGCCGGTTATGTACGGGCGGTTGACGATGTCAGCTTTGAAGTTCCCACCGGCAAAACATTCGGCCTTGTCGGCGAAAGCGGCTCCGGCAAAACTACCACCGCAAGAACTATCGCGAGACTGATTCCCGCAACAAGCGGCAATGTGATTTTCGAAGGCAAAAGCATTCTGAATCTTCACCAGTCACAACTGCGGAGTATTCGCAAGGATATTTCTTATGTTTTTCAGGACCCGTACAGTTCACTGAATCCGAGAATGACTGTCGGCTCGATTTTGGGCGAGCCTTTGCGTGTTCATAAAATCGCAAAAGGTTCGGAACTAATCGACAGGATTTCAACGCTGCTGAAAAAAGTAGGTTTGCAGTCGAGTCATATCAACCGCTATCCGCATGAATTTTCCGGCGGTCAACGGCAGCGAATCGGCATCGCGCGTGCGCTTGCGCTTGAGCCGAAACTTGTAATTTGCGACGAGCCGGTAAGTGCACTTGACGTTTCAATTCAATCGCAAATTCTAAATCTGCTAAAGGATTTGCAGGAGCAATTCAACTTAACATATCTTTTTATCGCGCACGATTTGTCGGTTGTGCAATTTATCAGCGATATGGTTGCGGTAATGTATCTCGGCAAAATTGTCGAAATCGCACCATCGACGGCGTTGTACGAAAAGCCGTTGCATCCATATACAAAATTGTTGCTTAACGCGATTCCGATGCCTGTTCCGGAGCGAAAGAAACACACCGGCCAGATGATTGCCGGCGGCGAAAACTGCCCGAATGGCTGTCCATTTGCACCCAGATGCCCCCTTGCCGACGCCGGCTGCCGACAATCGGCGCCACCGCTCAAAGAGGTCGAAACCGGTCATAGTGCAGCTTGTTTCAAAGTTTGA
- a CDS encoding ABC transporter ATP-binding protein has product MTGSETLLSVQNLSTWFETELGTAKSVQNVSFDIAKGKTLALVGESGCGKSVTSLSIMRLIPTPPGRIVSGKILFDGQNILDFSEKQMRKIRGNKIGMIFQEPMTSLNPVYTIGQQIIETITLHQNKSEQQAWAMAEEMLTKVHIPEPARRMYEYPHLLSGGMRQRVMIAMAISCKPALLIADEPTTALDVTIQAQILDLLDELQHSENMSILLITHDLGVVAQRSDDVAVMYASRIVEKSSCKELFNNPLHPYTQGLLNSLPQLGTKKKRLNTIAGNVPEPMSFPTGCKFHPRCPIGCNDKKCQTVEPELKEVSNGHFAACWHAPGYEK; this is encoded by the coding sequence ATGACAGGCAGCGAAACACTATTATCCGTACAGAATCTTTCAACGTGGTTCGAGACTGAACTTGGCACGGCAAAGTCTGTGCAGAATGTTTCATTCGATATTGCAAAGGGCAAAACTCTCGCGCTTGTCGGCGAAAGCGGATGCGGCAAAAGTGTTACATCCCTTTCAATTATGAGACTGATTCCGACGCCGCCGGGCAGAATCGTATCGGGCAAAATACTTTTTGACGGCCAGAACATTCTCGATTTTTCCGAAAAGCAAATGCGAAAAATCCGCGGCAACAAAATCGGTATGATTTTCCAGGAGCCGATGACAAGCCTTAATCCGGTTTATACTATCGGTCAGCAGATTATCGAAACGATTACGCTGCACCAGAACAAAAGCGAACAGCAGGCATGGGCAATGGCCGAAGAAATGCTCACGAAGGTTCATATTCCCGAACCTGCCCGCAGAATGTATGAATATCCGCATTTGCTATCGGGCGGTATGCGGCAGCGTGTGATGATTGCGATGGCGATTTCGTGCAAGCCTGCGCTTTTGATTGCAGATGAACCAACAACTGCGCTGGACGTTACAATCCAGGCACAGATACTGGATTTACTCGACGAACTTCAGCACAGCGAAAATATGAGTATTCTGCTGATTACGCACGACCTTGGCGTTGTGGCGCAAAGAAGTGATGACGTCGCGGTGATGTACGCTTCGCGAATCGTCGAGAAAAGCTCTTGCAAGGAACTTTTCAATAATCCGCTGCATCCGTATACGCAGGGACTTCTGAACTCGCTTCCGCAACTCGGCACAAAAAAGAAAAGACTGAATACAATAGCCGGCAATGTACCTGAACCAATGAGTTTCCCCACCGGCTGCAAATTTCATCCCCGCTGCCCTATCGGATGCAACGATAAAAAATGCCAGACCGTCGAGCCGGAGTTAAAAGAAGTTTCTAATGGTCATTTTGCTGCATGTTGGCACGCACCGGGATACGAAAAATAA
- a CDS encoding class I SAM-dependent methyltransferase, protein MKKHQNWYEDKNLWKNLETTLFNPRRIAAAKDEMKQVIKLSRMRKGARVLDLCCGVGRHSLELSRRGFKVVGVDLTEQYVNTAHKAARAEGLNVQFIRDDMRRFCQLDYFDAVINMYTAFGYFESPADDRRVISNIYYSLRKGGTLIMETMSKEILARIYQPRLWSEENGVICLQEHKVSQNWSWVENKWLLLKGRKRYEIRFGHRLYSAAELTTLLKDCGFSSVKIFGDWDCNDYDHNAKRLIAVAKK, encoded by the coding sequence ATGAAAAAGCATCAAAACTGGTATGAAGACAAAAATCTGTGGAAAAATCTCGAAACAACGCTGTTCAATCCGAGACGTATCGCGGCGGCTAAAGATGAAATGAAGCAGGTTATTAAACTTTCGAGAATGCGCAAAGGCGCACGAGTCCTTGATTTGTGCTGCGGAGTCGGCAGACATTCGCTGGAGTTGTCACGCAGAGGCTTTAAAGTTGTCGGCGTTGACCTGACAGAACAATACGTCAATACGGCACACAAAGCAGCCCGCGCGGAAGGTCTGAACGTACAGTTTATTCGTGATGATATGAGACGATTCTGCCAGCTCGATTATTTCGATGCGGTAATCAATATGTACACGGCGTTCGGTTATTTCGAGAGCCCTGCCGACGACAGGCGAGTTATAAGTAATATTTATTATTCGCTGCGCAAAGGCGGGACGCTGATTATGGAAACAATGTCGAAAGAGATTCTGGCACGCATATATCAGCCGCGACTGTGGTCTGAAGAAAACGGCGTTATCTGTTTGCAGGAACATAAAGTTTCGCAAAACTGGTCGTGGGTCGAGAATAAATGGCTGCTGCTTAAAGGCAGGAAACGATATGAAATCCGGTTCGGTCATCGGCTTTATTCGGCGGCGGAATTGACCACCCTGCTCAAAGACTGCGGCTTTAGTTCGGTAAAAATATTCGGCGATTGGGATTGTAACGATTATGACCATAACGCAAAAAGATTAATTGCGGTAGCAAAAAAATAA